The following proteins are co-located in the Leptolyngbya sp. SIO1E4 genome:
- a CDS encoding glycosyltransferase, giving the protein MSGFLSSKALKFLIGGAVAAGLNLVLIFLMIEKLDFSSAVLRNTANAISMEFSLIASFLIYKFWVWPGGSWKIKDLICKQLLLYHFSAGVALLLRIFIIFPVLDWLEINYIINTLVGIVASATINYIISDSLVFNSSVPVPRNPAPRNNKFGHLGNGFYPPEGLGPALLQKSKPLVAKEGYGCSNMLSIIIPAHNEEGCIVSTVNAIADTMTAENIHYEIVVVNDNSRDRTGDLLHRLSLDNDNLRYINNYYPNGFGFAIRCGLENFRGDAVAIVMADGSDSPADIVRYYYQLQKGYDCVFGSRFIKGGRVVDYPLHKLIINRLANLFIQIIFGLRFNDFTNAFKIYRREVIEGISPLISHHFNLTVEIPLKAVVRGYSYSVMPIFWQNRQTGVSKLKIKEMGSRYLFIVLCIWLEKMLSRGDYHRSNDKRMARING; this is encoded by the coding sequence ATGTCTGGATTTCTCTCATCAAAAGCATTGAAATTTTTGATTGGTGGGGCTGTAGCAGCAGGGTTAAATCTGGTTCTAATTTTTCTTATGATAGAAAAATTAGACTTTAGTTCTGCGGTTTTGCGGAATACAGCAAATGCTATTTCAATGGAGTTCTCGCTCATCGCTAGCTTCTTAATCTATAAGTTTTGGGTGTGGCCTGGAGGTTCCTGGAAAATAAAAGATCTCATATGCAAGCAGCTTCTCCTCTATCACTTTTCTGCAGGTGTCGCTCTACTCCTCAGAATATTTATTATTTTTCCTGTCTTGGATTGGTTAGAGATAAATTACATCATCAATACGTTGGTTGGCATTGTTGCCAGTGCAACTATTAATTACATAATTAGCGATAGCTTAGTATTCAACTCTTCTGTCCCTGTACCTAGAAACCCTGCACCCAGAAATAATAAATTTGGGCATCTAGGGAATGGCTTTTATCCGCCAGAGGGATTGGGGCCTGCGTTACTTCAGAAGAGCAAACCATTGGTTGCCAAGGAAGGATACGGCTGCTCTAACATGCTTTCAATTATCATTCCAGCCCATAATGAAGAGGGCTGTATTGTGTCTACTGTTAATGCAATCGCAGATACAATGACGGCTGAAAATATTCACTACGAAATTGTAGTTGTTAATGATAATAGCCGCGATCGCACTGGAGACCTGCTACATAGATTAAGCCTCGACAACGACAACCTCCGCTATATCAATAACTATTACCCAAATGGCTTTGGCTTTGCGATACGTTGTGGCCTAGAAAACTTTAGAGGCGATGCGGTGGCGATCGTGATGGCAGATGGTTCGGATTCGCCTGCAGACATTGTGCGATATTACTATCAGTTACAAAAAGGATATGACTGTGTATTCGGCTCACGGTTTATTAAAGGGGGAAGAGTCGTTGACTACCCACTTCACAAGCTGATAATCAATCGCTTAGCCAACTTATTTATTCAGATTATTTTTGGCTTGCGCTTCAATGATTTTACTAATGCCTTCAAAATTTATCGACGAGAGGTGATTGAGGGCATTTCACCCTTGATTTCGCACCATTTTAATTTGACGGTTGAAATTCCCCTGAAGGCAGTTGTCAGAGGTTATTCCTACAGTGTAATGCCGATTTTTTGGCAAAATCGACAAACAGGCGTTTCAAAGCTCAAAATCAAAGAGATGGGAAGTCGCTATCTGTTTATCGTTCTTTGCATCTGGCTGGAGAAGATGCTTTCAAGGGGCGATTACCACCGCAGTAATGATAAGCGGATGGCTAGGATCAATGGCTGA
- the rfbB gene encoding dTDP-glucose 4,6-dehydratase — translation MPYKSVLITGGAGFIGSNFVHHWQGRSEVVIVLDALTYAGNRATLSDLEGQTGFALVEGDICDAELIPKLLDRYHIGTILHFAAESHVDRSILGPAAFVQTNVVGTFTLLEAFRKHWESQGKPDHFRFLHVSTDEVFGSLDEKDAAFSETTPYAPNSPYSASKAGSDHLVRAYFHTYGLPTLITNCSNNYGPFQFPEKLIPLMCVNILLGKPLPVYGDGQNIRDWLHVADHCRAIETVLLKAAPGETYNIGGNNQVTNIDIVEQLCAFMDELAGPLPVTPAKELITFVKDRPGHDRRYAMDITKIQRDLGWQPQYDFATGLKQTVKWYLTHRDWWQPLLSAEYRAYYQNLYGS, via the coding sequence GTGCCGTATAAGTCTGTCTTAATCACGGGGGGAGCTGGGTTCATCGGCTCTAATTTTGTCCATCACTGGCAGGGGCGTTCCGAGGTTGTGATTGTCTTAGATGCTCTGACCTATGCTGGAAATCGGGCAACCTTAAGCGACTTAGAAGGGCAGACCGGGTTTGCGCTGGTAGAAGGGGATATCTGCGACGCTGAACTCATCCCTAAACTCCTCGATCGCTATCACATCGGTACCATCCTCCATTTTGCTGCTGAATCCCATGTGGATCGCTCTATTCTTGGCCCCGCTGCTTTCGTCCAAACCAATGTTGTGGGCACCTTTACCCTGCTAGAAGCCTTTCGCAAGCATTGGGAGAGCCAGGGCAAGCCTGACCATTTCCGCTTTTTGCACGTCTCCACTGATGAGGTGTTTGGCAGCCTTGATGAGAAGGATGCGGCTTTTTCAGAAACCACTCCCTATGCGCCTAACAGCCCCTATTCTGCCTCCAAAGCAGGCAGCGACCATTTGGTGAGAGCTTACTTTCACACCTATGGTCTACCCACCCTGATTACCAATTGCTCTAATAATTACGGCCCTTTCCAGTTTCCTGAAAAGCTGATTCCGCTCATGTGCGTCAATATTTTGCTGGGCAAACCCTTACCCGTGTATGGTGACGGGCAAAATATTCGTGACTGGCTACATGTGGCAGATCACTGTCGAGCCATCGAGACAGTGTTGCTCAAAGCCGCCCCCGGAGAAACCTACAACATCGGCGGCAACAATCAAGTCACAAACATCGACATTGTTGAACAGCTATGCGCCTTTATGGACGAACTCGCCGGGCCTCTGCCAGTTACCCCTGCCAAAGAGCTGATTACCTTTGTGAAAGATCGGCCCGGGCACGATCGCCGCTACGCTATGGACATCACTAAAATTCAGCGTGATCTCGGCTGGCAGCCGCAGTATGACTTTGCAACCGGGCTCAAGCAAACGGTGAAATGGTATTTAACCCACCGTGATTGGTGGCAACCGCTATTATCAGCGGAGTATCGGGCTTACTACCAAAACCTTTATGGTTCCTAG
- a CDS encoding phosphatidate cytidylyltransferase, which produces MPLTRTVSALIALLFAFLIVLLGGWYFTLAFGVIVFLGQREIFQLVRAKGILPAAKTTLMVSQLLLIFAHISPTLVNAVLPLGGTFICFYLLFQPKFATIADVAASILGLFYGGYLPSYWIQLRALEATGTLPLGGFWPSWPIEIHTLPIGFTTTLLAFACISAADIGAYLAGRSFGRTPLSNISPKKTVEGAVFGMAASILVGIAGAILLDWPIWAISGSALGALIGITSLLGDLTESLMKRDAGVKDSGQLIPGHGGILDRTDSYVFTAPIVYYFVTLLLPMLPG; this is translated from the coding sequence ATGCCTTTGACTCGAACAGTCAGCGCACTGATTGCGCTTCTATTTGCCTTTTTAATCGTGCTTTTAGGGGGATGGTATTTCACCCTAGCCTTTGGGGTGATTGTATTTCTAGGGCAACGAGAGATTTTTCAATTAGTGCGTGCCAAAGGCATTCTACCTGCAGCGAAAACCACGCTGATGGTCAGTCAGTTGCTGCTGATTTTTGCCCATATTTCTCCCACCTTAGTCAACGCAGTATTGCCTCTAGGAGGCACTTTTATCTGCTTCTATTTACTCTTTCAGCCCAAATTCGCCACTATTGCTGATGTTGCCGCTTCTATTTTGGGCCTGTTCTATGGAGGATACTTGCCTAGCTATTGGATCCAACTACGAGCGTTGGAAGCAACCGGCACTTTGCCATTAGGTGGATTCTGGCCTAGTTGGCCGATTGAGATACACACCCTTCCCATAGGGTTCACAACGACTCTGCTGGCCTTTGCCTGCATCTCTGCAGCAGATATTGGTGCTTACCTGGCAGGGCGATCGTTTGGACGCACGCCACTATCCAACATTAGTCCTAAAAAGACAGTGGAAGGGGCCGTGTTTGGAATGGCCGCCAGTATTCTGGTTGGCATTGCAGGTGCCATCCTCCTAGATTGGCCAATTTGGGCCATTTCTGGTAGCGCATTAGGTGCTCTGATTGGTATCACAAGTCTTCTAGGTGATTTGACCGAATCCTTAATGAAGCGAGATGCAGGTGTCAAAGATTCAGGACAATTAATCCCAGGTCACGGCGGCATCCTTGATCGCACCGACAGCTACGTGTTTACAGCCCCTATTGTGTATTATTTTGTCACGCTGTTATTGCCGATGTTGCCGGGGTAG
- a CDS encoding NAD-dependent epimerase/dehydratase family protein produces MAEKVLVCGGAGFIGSSLAIGLRGYHVDWEVTCLDNLKRRGSELNLTRLKESGIQFIHGDIRCRSDLDPQVLDADIIIDCSAEPSVLAGFSSPDYVLHTNLVGTINILELARKTNAKLLFLSTSRVYPIEKLKAISLVESETRYTIAPKQILTGFSECGVSESFSLQGYRSLYGTTKLASELLIEEYRQAYGLKAIINRCGVVTGPWQMGKVDQGVFVLWVAAHHFGKSLQYIGYGGSGKQVRDLLHIDDLLELVEYQITHFELLDGDVLNVGGGINCSLSLLETTQLCQSITKQTIEIVPVAAERSGDVPLFIIDDAKIREKTGWSPKHTPETSIADIYHWLVTHETLLKGILA; encoded by the coding sequence ATGGCTGAAAAGGTCTTAGTCTGTGGAGGCGCTGGGTTTATTGGTAGCTCTTTAGCCATTGGCCTCAGGGGTTATCACGTTGATTGGGAAGTTACCTGCCTGGACAACTTAAAACGAAGAGGATCAGAGCTAAACCTGACACGCTTAAAGGAGTCGGGGATCCAGTTTATTCATGGAGATATTCGCTGCCGTAGTGACCTAGATCCACAGGTTTTAGATGCTGATATCATCATTGATTGTTCTGCAGAGCCTTCAGTTTTAGCTGGCTTTTCATCCCCTGACTATGTACTTCACACCAATTTGGTTGGAACTATCAATATTCTAGAGCTAGCCAGAAAAACTAATGCTAAATTACTTTTTCTATCTACGAGTCGAGTCTATCCCATCGAAAAATTAAAAGCCATTTCGCTGGTTGAATCGGAAACTCGGTACACTATCGCACCCAAGCAAATACTAACGGGGTTCTCTGAATGCGGTGTATCCGAAAGTTTCTCCTTACAGGGCTATCGATCGCTCTATGGGACCACTAAGTTAGCGTCTGAACTTCTCATCGAAGAATATCGCCAGGCCTATGGCTTAAAAGCCATCATTAATCGATGTGGCGTTGTGACAGGTCCCTGGCAAATGGGCAAAGTTGATCAGGGAGTATTTGTGCTCTGGGTTGCTGCCCACCACTTTGGAAAATCGCTTCAGTATATTGGCTATGGCGGCAGTGGCAAGCAGGTTCGAGATTTACTCCATATTGATGATTTATTAGAGTTGGTTGAATATCAGATAACCCATTTTGAGCTGCTAGATGGCGACGTCTTAAATGTCGGAGGGGGGATCAATTGCAGCTTATCTCTGTTAGAAACGACCCAGTTATGTCAGTCGATTACGAAACAGACAATTGAAATCGTGCCTGTCGCTGCTGAGCGTTCTGGCGATGTGCCACTCTTTATCATTGATGATGCTAAGATTCGTGAGAAAACTGGCTGGTCACCTAAACATACCCCCGAAACGAGCATCGCAGACATTTACCATTGGTTAGTCACCCATGAAACGCTACTTAAGGGAATCTTGGCCTAG
- a CDS encoding DUF4912 domain-containing protein, translating to MSQSPPSLDEMTLRELRKVASEFEVSRYSRMRKTELIEAIQVAQARRMPTAPVPVSAVDGQTEVEAAKFAPSTEPIPTEALASVDEGLPDLPSGYGESRIVLMPRDPQWAYAYWDIPNEHKQELRRQGGARLALRFYDVTDIDLNYQAPHSLQQYECDEMAREWYLPIPVSDRDYAIEIGYLCNDGRWLLLARSAPAHIPPVYPSDWIEDHFMTVGWDQELRGQTLMTLTHPSKKVGADSNEIYEEIFGMAQSAEAQRVAGSLFGSMQHVPGSVVSSFAVPVSSYVFPSGMGMWGGEMLTMSGLTMSGAGFSASAPPMRPRKFWLVADAELIVYGATEPDATVTIGGKPIKLNPDGTFRFQMSFQDGLIDYPIFAVAADGEQNRAIHMKFNRETPDRRTNTKEEAVEEWLA from the coding sequence ATGTCCCAATCGCCTCCGTCCCTTGATGAGATGACCTTGCGTGAACTCCGTAAGGTTGCTAGTGAGTTTGAAGTTTCTCGCTACAGTCGCATGCGTAAAACTGAGCTGATTGAGGCGATTCAAGTTGCTCAGGCTCGTCGTATGCCCACTGCACCTGTTCCGGTGTCTGCGGTGGATGGTCAGACTGAAGTAGAAGCTGCAAAGTTTGCCCCTTCTACCGAGCCAATCCCGACGGAAGCGCTAGCCTCCGTTGATGAGGGATTGCCTGATCTCCCCAGTGGCTATGGGGAAAGCCGTATTGTGCTGATGCCTCGGGATCCTCAGTGGGCCTATGCCTATTGGGATATTCCTAACGAGCATAAGCAAGAGCTGCGTCGCCAGGGCGGTGCTCGTCTAGCGCTCCGTTTCTATGATGTAACCGACATTGATTTGAACTATCAGGCACCCCACAGTCTGCAGCAATATGAGTGCGATGAGATGGCCCGAGAGTGGTACTTGCCCATTCCGGTCAGCGATCGCGATTACGCCATTGAAATTGGCTACTTATGTAACGATGGCCGCTGGCTATTGCTGGCTCGCTCTGCGCCTGCGCACATCCCACCCGTCTATCCCTCTGACTGGATTGAGGATCACTTCATGACTGTCGGTTGGGATCAGGAGCTGCGTGGCCAGACTCTGATGACCCTGACTCATCCCAGCAAGAAGGTGGGAGCTGACAGCAACGAGATCTATGAAGAGATCTTTGGCATGGCTCAGTCTGCTGAAGCTCAGCGGGTTGCCGGGTCGCTGTTCGGATCCATGCAGCATGTTCCGGGCTCTGTCGTAAGCTCTTTTGCAGTACCCGTAAGTTCCTACGTCTTCCCCTCTGGTATGGGGATGTGGGGTGGCGAGATGCTGACCATGTCTGGTCTCACCATGTCTGGCGCTGGCTTCTCCGCTTCTGCACCCCCGATGCGTCCTCGCAAGTTTTGGCTGGTAGCAGATGCTGAGCTGATCGTTTATGGAGCTACTGAGCCCGATGCGACAGTCACCATTGGCGGTAAACCCATCAAACTTAATCCTGATGGCACCTTCCGCTTCCAGATGTCCTTCCAGGATGGCCTCATTGACTATCCCATCTTTGCCGTGGCTGCAGATGGCGAGCAAAATCGGGCCATTCACATGAAGTTCAATCGGGAGACCCCTGATCGTCGTACAAACACTAAGGAAGAGGCCGTCGAAGAGTGGCTGGCTTAA
- a CDS encoding methyltransferase domain-containing protein, producing the protein MDKPEYLKRLYENRFDSEQQRSKLRLWKALIENFLQRYIPVTATVLDIGGGYCEFINQVSARSKCLIDLNPDAKVFANSEVDVLNLNILNQSQQEKIQSNQFDIIFVSNFFEHLKNQDELFEVLRFCYLKLKPGGSLLVIQPNYKYSYREYYDFIDHYLPITHLSLLEALRALNFRIEQVIPRFLPFSTKGRPTAVWMLNLYLKLPLLWQVLGGQMFVQASKPIKLD; encoded by the coding sequence GTGGATAAGCCTGAATACCTGAAGCGGTTATATGAAAATAGATTTGATTCTGAGCAGCAGCGATCGAAACTTCGGCTATGGAAGGCTTTAATTGAAAATTTTTTGCAGCGCTACATCCCAGTAACGGCAACAGTACTCGATATTGGGGGTGGCTATTGTGAGTTTATTAATCAAGTTTCTGCCAGATCTAAATGCTTGATAGATCTAAATCCTGACGCTAAAGTATTTGCTAACTCAGAGGTTGATGTCTTAAATCTAAACATTCTCAATCAAAGTCAGCAGGAAAAGATTCAATCAAATCAGTTTGACATTATTTTTGTATCTAACTTCTTCGAACATCTGAAGAATCAAGATGAGTTGTTTGAGGTTTTGCGGTTCTGCTATCTAAAGCTTAAGCCTGGCGGTAGTCTGTTGGTAATTCAGCCGAATTACAAGTATTCATATCGAGAATATTATGACTTTATTGATCATTATTTGCCGATTACACATCTATCCCTCTTAGAAGCTTTGAGAGCCTTAAACTTTAGGATTGAGCAAGTCATTCCGAGGTTCTTACCCTTCTCTACTAAAGGCAGACCCACTGCCGTCTGGATGCTGAATCTCTACTTAAAGCTGCCGCTGCTATGGCAGGTATTGGGGGGGCAGATGTTTGTACAAGCATCAAAACCCATAAAGTTAGATTGA
- a CDS encoding DUF2993 domain-containing protein — translation MIESTPAKPSGSRLISRILPPAIRLWLHTQVAHIEDLVFRIEGRDREILSGHIPEVLLSAQKAVYQGIHLSQIAVKASGIRINLGQVIRRQPLRLLTPFPVNGDVRVTTADLNESLQSPLLGEGIYDFLRLIVKSQPEATHLEAIVNTLSDRTVLPHYHPTASIEPDNITLRLTPRDGQTVPPIAIATQLVIRDGHRLCLENPQWLPNSDTEIQTSMAALHGFEIDLGPEVTLTKCDIQTDQLSLAGTIRVLPEASAEEEKGEKG, via the coding sequence GTGATCGAGTCAACCCCTGCTAAGCCAAGCGGTAGTCGGCTGATCAGCCGTATCTTGCCGCCAGCGATTCGTCTCTGGCTACATACGCAGGTGGCCCATATTGAAGACTTAGTGTTTCGGATTGAGGGGCGCGATCGCGAAATCCTTTCGGGACACATTCCAGAGGTGCTGCTGTCGGCCCAGAAAGCGGTTTACCAGGGTATTCATCTGAGTCAAATAGCCGTAAAAGCCAGTGGCATTCGCATTAATTTGGGACAGGTGATTCGCCGCCAACCACTCCGCTTGCTGACTCCTTTCCCTGTCAATGGCGATGTCCGCGTCACCACCGCAGATCTTAATGAATCTCTCCAGTCACCCCTTTTAGGAGAAGGCATCTATGACTTTCTGAGGCTGATAGTCAAATCCCAACCAGAAGCCACCCATCTTGAAGCGATCGTGAATACGCTCTCAGATCGGACTGTATTACCTCACTATCACCCGACCGCTAGCATTGAACCCGATAACATCACGCTTCGGTTAACCCCTCGCGATGGGCAAACTGTACCGCCAATCGCGATCGCCACTCAGCTTGTCATTAGAGACGGCCACCGCCTCTGTTTAGAAAACCCGCAATGGTTGCCGAACTCTGACACCGAGATTCAAACCTCAATGGCAGCCTTACACGGGTTCGAGATTGATCTCGGCCCTGAAGTAACCCTGACAAAATGCGATATCCAAACAGATCAGCTTTCCCTAGCAGGGACTATTCGAGTTCTGCCAGAGGCATCGGCTGAGGAGGAGAAGGGAGAGAAGGGGTAG
- a CDS encoding DnaJ domain-containing protein, producing MQRQLVSELRVLGLRPNATFEEVKVSYRRLARRYHPDVNPGDRDAEEKFIRITQAYQCLVDALPTRITAEHKAATEEPSRSRPTVTITRPQTPKVTVEVNPNLSPEEHALKQRGFEQLQVLFRTQRFPRAIALVDGLAQRLPRDPEVRQWQAIAYQRWARYLIRYGHYEKARRALKKALRLDPHNKSLWKEVSRDFQRIEHQIQQQQASTSASMSSSG from the coding sequence GTGCAAAGGCAGCTTGTCAGTGAATTGCGGGTATTGGGGTTGCGACCCAATGCAACGTTTGAGGAAGTGAAAGTCTCGTATCGTCGTTTGGCAAGACGCTATCATCCTGATGTGAATCCTGGTGATCGCGATGCGGAAGAGAAATTCATTCGCATTACCCAGGCCTATCAGTGTTTGGTAGATGCCTTACCCACCCGTATAACTGCTGAGCACAAGGCTGCTACGGAAGAGCCGTCGCGATCGCGCCCAACCGTAACGATTACGCGACCTCAAACGCCCAAAGTAACCGTTGAGGTCAACCCTAACCTGTCTCCAGAAGAACATGCTTTGAAGCAACGGGGGTTTGAGCAGCTTCAGGTACTTTTTCGAACTCAACGCTTTCCGAGGGCAATTGCCTTGGTAGATGGGCTGGCCCAGCGCTTGCCCCGTGATCCAGAGGTGCGTCAGTGGCAAGCGATCGCCTACCAGCGTTGGGCACGGTACCTGATCCGCTACGGGCACTATGAAAAAGCTCGCCGCGCTCTGAAAAAGGCCCTCCGTCTTGATCCCCACAACAAATCTCTCTGGAAAGAAGTGAGCCGAGACTTTCAACGCATTGAACACCAAATCCAGCAGCAGCAGGCTTCTACATCTGCTTCAATGTCTTCCTCTGGTTGA
- a CDS encoding DUF2358 domain-containing protein: protein MDIEAVCDRIRQDYANFPNHQSYHLYAEDVFFQDPLNRFQGVDRYQKMIGFIARWFQVPRLDLHALEQQSERAFQTRWTLSWVAPLPWKPPMKISGRTDYGLNEAGQIISHIDYWDCSRLAVLGQVFGWPGRSPE, encoded by the coding sequence ATGGATATCGAAGCTGTGTGCGATCGCATTCGTCAAGATTATGCCAATTTCCCGAATCATCAGAGCTATCATCTCTACGCTGAAGATGTCTTCTTTCAAGACCCGCTGAACCGTTTTCAGGGCGTAGACCGCTACCAGAAGATGATTGGGTTTATTGCCCGGTGGTTTCAGGTTCCCCGCTTAGATTTGCATGCCCTAGAACAGCAGTCTGAAAGGGCGTTTCAAACCCGCTGGACACTCAGCTGGGTTGCCCCCCTGCCCTGGAAACCACCCATGAAAATCTCTGGTCGGACAGACTATGGTCTCAATGAAGCTGGTCAAATCATCTCCCATATCGATTACTGGGACTGCTCACGCCTGGCAGTGTTAGGGCAAGTGTTTGGCTGGCCAGGGCGATCGCCTGAATAG
- a CDS encoding 3-deoxy-7-phosphoheptulonate synthase has protein sequence MYKTQDLHVVETRPLASPALLHHELPMTDAAAALVTETRDRIRNILYNEDRRLLVIVGPCSVHDVEAALEYGRKLAPLREELSDSLEIVMRVYFEKPRTNIGWKGLINDPHLDNSYDINTGLRLARKLLLDLAHFGLPAATELLDPITPQYIADIISWTAIGARTTESQTHREMASGLSMPIGFKNNTDGSLMAAMNAMVAASRPHHFLGINHHGLASIVATTGNPDGHLVLRGGKHGPNYDGIHGQQATQELSELGLNPRMMIDCSHANANKDHNRQVVVLNSVAQQIEAGSRHILGVMIESHLIEGKQSIPEDLNQLTYGQSITDACVNFETTAEMLRRLARAIAPSLQNLAP, from the coding sequence ATGTATAAGACTCAAGATCTCCACGTTGTCGAGACCCGCCCTCTCGCAAGCCCAGCATTGCTGCATCACGAGCTGCCGATGACCGATGCTGCTGCGGCTCTGGTCACGGAAACGCGCGATCGCATTCGCAACATCCTTTACAACGAGGATCGCCGCCTGTTAGTGATCGTTGGCCCTTGCTCGGTTCACGATGTGGAGGCTGCGCTGGAATATGGCAGGAAACTGGCACCCCTGCGGGAAGAGCTATCAGATTCCTTAGAAATTGTGATGCGGGTATATTTCGAGAAACCCCGCACCAATATCGGCTGGAAGGGGCTGATCAACGATCCCCACTTAGACAATAGTTACGACATCAACACAGGCCTGCGTCTCGCCCGGAAATTGTTGCTGGACTTAGCCCATTTTGGGCTGCCTGCAGCCACAGAACTTTTAGATCCGATTACCCCCCAGTACATCGCCGACATCATTTCCTGGACAGCCATCGGAGCTCGCACAACAGAGAGCCAGACCCACCGAGAAATGGCCTCTGGCTTGTCTATGCCCATTGGCTTTAAGAACAATACCGACGGTAGCCTTATGGCGGCCATGAATGCCATGGTCGCAGCGAGCAGACCCCACCATTTCTTAGGAATCAATCACCACGGACTTGCCAGTATTGTTGCTACGACAGGCAACCCCGACGGTCACCTCGTGTTGCGGGGGGGCAAACATGGCCCTAATTATGATGGTATTCACGGGCAGCAGGCAACTCAGGAACTGTCAGAATTGGGATTGAACCCACGCATGATGATTGATTGCAGCCATGCTAACGCGAATAAAGATCACAACCGACAGGTGGTTGTACTCAACAGCGTGGCCCAACAGATTGAGGCTGGTTCTCGCCATATCCTTGGGGTCATGATTGAAAGTCATCTGATAGAGGGCAAGCAGTCCATCCCCGAAGACTTGAACCAACTCACCTATGGCCAAAGCATTACGGATGCCTGTGTCAACTTTGAAACAACAGCTGAGATGTTGCGCAGACTGGCCCGGGCGATCGCACCTTCTCTCCAGAATTTGGCCCCTTAA
- a CDS encoding DegT/DnrJ/EryC1/StrS family aminotransferase, giving the protein MSQPKIPVLDLKPQYRAIQPEIQAAINRVLESGQFILGPEVQRFEAAAAAYLGVKHAIGVNSGTDALIISLRALNIGPGDEVITTPFSFFATAESISNVGATPVFVDIDAASFNLNPHQIRDHITDKTKAIMPVHLYGNPAAMAQILAIAAEYNLKVVEDCAQAFGSTYKGDCIECKGTCQNTLRDRLLGKRMGAIGDVGTFSFFPTKNLGAYGDAGLITTDDDAIAEAARKLRVHGEQKRYHNEMLGYNSRLDAIQAAILGVKLPYIDQWNQQRRRVAEIYSQLLAGVQAVITPAVTAGHVFHQYTLRILNGKRDAVKTYLAEQGIGSMVYYPIPQYRLPVYDGQFPTCAVTEQVAGEVLSLPIWPEIEESMQERIATTLIKAIAQ; this is encoded by the coding sequence GTGAGTCAACCCAAGATTCCAGTTCTCGACCTAAAACCTCAATACCGGGCAATTCAGCCTGAGATTCAAGCTGCGATCAATCGAGTTTTAGAATCAGGGCAGTTTATTCTAGGGCCAGAGGTGCAGCGGTTTGAAGCGGCGGCGGCGGCGTACCTCGGTGTCAAGCACGCGATTGGGGTCAACTCTGGCACAGACGCACTCATCATCAGCCTACGTGCTTTAAATATTGGGCCTGGGGATGAAGTCATCACGACCCCCTTCAGCTTTTTTGCCACTGCGGAATCCATTAGCAATGTTGGGGCTACGCCAGTCTTTGTGGATATTGATGCGGCTTCGTTCAACCTCAATCCTCACCAGATTCGTGACCACATTACCGATAAAACCAAAGCCATCATGCCCGTGCATCTGTATGGCAATCCGGCGGCAATGGCGCAAATTTTAGCGATCGCCGCTGAATATAATCTCAAAGTCGTAGAAGATTGTGCGCAAGCCTTTGGCTCAACTTACAAGGGCGACTGTATTGAATGTAAAGGCACCTGCCAAAACACCCTGCGAGATCGCCTCTTGGGCAAGCGAATGGGGGCCATAGGCGATGTTGGGACCTTCTCCTTTTTCCCCACTAAAAACCTTGGTGCCTATGGTGATGCCGGGCTGATTACCACCGATGATGATGCGATCGCAGAAGCGGCCCGGAAACTGCGAGTTCATGGTGAACAAAAGCGATATCACAACGAAATGTTGGGGTACAACTCTCGGTTGGATGCCATTCAAGCAGCCATTCTGGGGGTTAAGCTCCCCTATATTGATCAATGGAACCAACAGCGCCGTCGGGTGGCTGAAATCTACAGTCAGCTGCTAGCGGGTGTACAGGCTGTGATTACCCCCGCAGTAACTGCCGGACATGTCTTTCATCAGTACACCCTGCGCATTCTGAACGGTAAGCGAGATGCGGTGAAGACCTATCTTGCTGAACAGGGCATCGGCTCGATGGTGTACTATCCAATTCCGCAGTATCGACTGCCCGTATATGACGGGCAGTTTCCGACGTGTGCTGTAACGGAACAGGTTGCTGGTGAAGTGCTAAGCTTACCTATCTGGCCCGAAATAGAAGAATCCATGCAAGAACGGATCGCAACCACCCTTATAAAAGCGATCGCTCAATAA